In Chloroflexota bacterium, the following are encoded in one genomic region:
- a CDS encoding DUF2298 domain-containing protein, whose amino-acid sequence MPPDPRGVIGLRVVEAIVAAVVVGGALLAAWVEPAVAVLVVWPLLFVLPGWAIVGWVRPRIAATGRLGLAIVLSVALSAHLVYWVALATGGYRRETIFAVVALLALPIPIGVLRGGARSVLDQASAVWHAVRRDWLAFALAAGCAGFVGAVLQSGLWQATPNGISAGGSNWSDLGVHLSIAQSLNAGNFPPQVPYFAGEPLIYHWFADFHAAIAARAAGLFSVPSFVVSSAILAGALALVVHGLVRTLLRGRGARRAAVLAVVLVVFAGGFGWVRLMGDLANGFGDLPSLVTRNSYDNSWLTDWPYFRIPSVMGTGLLVHRATTAGLPMLVGAVLLLVAGLPSARARAAGWRDRPALIFLAGLLGALLAPFHFFFFPVFLALALGWAVVGGRLFDRHAPRNAALLLAPYLLAVPFAIAAVAQARGSGTLQWVVGWESAPMGDGSWAVLFFYFTNLGLPFVLALLALLLPRVPHRGFLAIWLVALFVVPNVVQVSAIGFDMNKYFQAMWIAVAVLAAWLIRRWPAPAIAAVLLVSIPSPLLVSAWTALNREVVLGWSEVEAAEWIAANTPERSVFVTNGWLNSPTDPAGRLRVLTFTPYIANLGYSPDERSAVVEAIYCSGDPVQAADLTRSLGATYLLDTGPPRACQPTIFDQSPDWELVYDRSGVRIWHVSGGVASIRAPGSLSFRR is encoded by the coding sequence CTGGTGGTCTGGCCGCTCCTCTTCGTCCTTCCCGGCTGGGCGATCGTCGGCTGGGTGCGACCGCGGATCGCTGCCACCGGGCGGCTCGGGCTCGCGATCGTGCTGTCGGTGGCGCTCAGCGCACACCTCGTCTATTGGGTTGCACTCGCGACCGGTGGCTACCGGCGCGAGACGATCTTTGCGGTGGTGGCACTGCTGGCGCTCCCCATCCCGATCGGCGTCCTGCGCGGCGGCGCACGCTCCGTTCTCGACCAGGCCTCCGCGGTCTGGCACGCCGTCCGTCGCGACTGGCTCGCCTTCGCCCTGGCCGCGGGCTGCGCGGGCTTCGTGGGAGCGGTCCTGCAGTCCGGGCTGTGGCAGGCGACCCCCAACGGGATCTCTGCCGGAGGTTCCAACTGGAGCGACCTGGGGGTTCACCTCTCGATCGCCCAGTCGCTCAACGCCGGCAACTTCCCGCCGCAGGTGCCGTACTTCGCGGGCGAGCCGCTCATCTACCACTGGTTCGCGGATTTCCATGCCGCCATCGCTGCCCGCGCGGCGGGCCTCTTTTCCGTTCCGAGCTTCGTGGTCTCCTCGGCGATCCTGGCGGGCGCGCTCGCGCTCGTCGTCCACGGCCTGGTACGGACCCTGCTGCGCGGCCGCGGCGCGCGACGAGCCGCCGTGCTGGCGGTGGTCCTCGTCGTCTTCGCGGGCGGCTTCGGCTGGGTGCGGCTGATGGGGGACCTCGCCAACGGATTTGGCGACCTGCCCAGCCTGGTGACGCGCAACTCGTACGACAACTCGTGGCTGACGGACTGGCCTTACTTCCGCATCCCATCCGTGATGGGGACGGGACTCCTCGTGCACCGCGCCACGACCGCGGGGCTGCCGATGCTCGTCGGCGCCGTTCTCCTGCTGGTGGCTGGCCTGCCCTCCGCCCGCGCGCGCGCAGCGGGCTGGCGCGACCGACCGGCGCTCATCTTCCTTGCCGGCCTGCTGGGCGCGCTGCTTGCGCCGTTTCATTTCTTCTTCTTCCCGGTCTTCCTGGCCCTGGCGCTGGGGTGGGCCGTCGTTGGTGGTCGGCTGTTCGACCGGCACGCGCCGCGCAACGCCGCGTTGCTGCTGGCGCCCTATCTGCTGGCCGTGCCGTTCGCGATCGCGGCCGTGGCCCAGGCTCGCGGCAGCGGCACCCTCCAGTGGGTCGTCGGTTGGGAGTCGGCGCCGATGGGTGACGGGTCATGGGCAGTCCTCTTCTTCTACTTCACGAACCTGGGGCTGCCCTTCGTCCTCGCGCTGCTCGCCCTGCTCCTTCCGCGCGTCCCACACCGCGGGTTCCTGGCGATCTGGCTGGTTGCTCTCTTCGTGGTGCCCAACGTCGTGCAGGTGAGCGCAATCGGATTCGACATGAACAAGTACTTCCAGGCGATGTGGATCGCGGTGGCCGTGCTGGCCGCCTGGCTGATCCGGCGCTGGCCCGCGCCGGCCATCGCCGCCGTCCTGCTGGTGAGCATCCCCTCGCCCCTCCTCGTCTCGGCCTGGACCGCCCTCAATCGCGAGGTGGTGCTCGGCTGGAGCGAGGTCGAGGCCGCGGAGTGGATCGCCGCCAACACCCCGGAGCGTTCCGTCTTCGTGACGAACGGCTGGCTCAACTCGCCGACCGATCCGGCTGGCCGCCTGCGGGTGCTGACCTTCACGCCGTACATCGCCAACCTCGGCTACTCGCCCGACGAGCGCTCCGCGGTGGTCGAGGCGATCTATTGCTCGGGAGACCCGGTGCAGGCCGCGGACCTGACGCGCTCGCTCGGCGCCACCTATCTGCTCGATACCGGTCCGCCACGTGCCTGCCAGCCGACCATCTTCGACCAGAGCCCGGACTGGGAGCTCGTCTACGATCGGTCCGGAGTGCGGATCTGGCACGTCAGCGGCGGGGTCGCCTCGATCCGTGCGCCCGGCTCCCTATCATTCCGCCGGTGA
- a CDS encoding betaine/proline/choline family ABC transporter ATP-binding protein, with protein MTSSAAVVTLDHVSKRYGPAGTPPAVSDLSLTIPAGEIVVLVGPSGCGKTTTMKMINRLIEPTSGGITIDGEDVMALPPVELRRRIGYVIQQVGLFPHFTVAENVAVVPRLLRWSEGRIRDRVEELLDLVRLEPATYRDRYPAALSGGERQRVGVARALAADPPLMLMDEPFGAVDPILRDRLQNEFLRLQAQVRKTIVFVTHDVDEAIKMADRIAILQRGGILAQYDTPNAILAAPASDFVEHFVGADRGLKRLSLARVRDLPLQEPITARAGEQRADIRRRLASAGAHYALLLDADDRPIGWLGKRDLAIDGVTAAEDATPGSPTLQPETTLRDALSTMLGSSVQLGVVVDEGDRVLGLVSVDAISEVLRKGGAM; from the coding sequence GTGACCAGCAGCGCGGCGGTCGTAACCCTCGATCACGTCTCCAAGCGCTACGGGCCGGCGGGCACTCCGCCGGCCGTGTCGGATCTGTCGCTGACAATCCCCGCCGGGGAGATCGTGGTCCTCGTGGGACCGTCGGGCTGCGGCAAGACGACGACCATGAAGATGATCAACCGTCTGATCGAGCCCACCAGCGGCGGGATTACGATCGACGGCGAGGACGTCATGGCGCTGCCGCCGGTCGAGCTGCGGCGGCGGATCGGCTACGTCATCCAGCAGGTAGGGCTCTTCCCGCACTTCACGGTGGCGGAGAACGTGGCGGTCGTGCCGCGCCTGCTGCGCTGGTCGGAGGGGCGCATCCGCGACCGGGTCGAGGAGCTGCTCGACCTCGTCCGGCTGGAGCCGGCGACCTACCGTGACCGCTATCCTGCCGCGCTCTCCGGGGGCGAACGCCAGCGGGTGGGCGTGGCCCGTGCGCTGGCGGCTGATCCCCCGCTGATGCTCATGGACGAGCCATTCGGTGCCGTCGACCCGATCCTGCGCGACCGGCTCCAGAACGAGTTCCTGCGGCTGCAGGCGCAGGTCCGCAAGACGATCGTCTTTGTCACCCACGACGTGGACGAGGCGATCAAGATGGCCGACCGCATCGCCATCCTGCAGCGAGGCGGGATTCTGGCCCAGTACGACACTCCCAACGCCATCCTGGCGGCACCGGCCAGCGACTTCGTCGAGCATTTCGTTGGAGCCGATCGCGGCCTGAAGCGGCTCTCGCTGGCGCGGGTCCGCGACCTCCCGTTGCAGGAGCCGATCACCGCTCGGGCCGGGGAGCAGCGCGCCGATATCCGCAGGCGGCTGGCGTCCGCCGGGGCGCATTACGCGCTGCTGCTGGATGCCGACGATCGCCCCATCGGCTGGCTCGGGAAGCGCGACCTGGCCATCGACGGCGTCACTGCCGCCGAGGACGCCACGCCGGGCTCGCCAACCCTGCAGCCGGAGACGACGCTGCGCGACGCGCTGTCGACGATGCTCGGCTCTTCGGTCCAGCTGGGGGTGGTAGTCGACGAAGGTGATCGAGTCCTGGGCCTCGTCAGCGTGGACGCGATCTCCGAGGTCCTGCGCAAAGGAGGCGCCATGTGA
- a CDS encoding ABC transporter permease translates to MSSDEPFIRWDWVVANLDDIGERTWEHIVMTVIAVGVGFVLSFALSLLVVRWRRLYPPIIGASGLLYSIPSLGLFALLIPFTGVSLLTAEIALVSYTLLILVRNIVAGFDAVPRDVLEAAQGMGYGPWQLLWRVQLPLALPTIVAGLRIATVTTVGLVAVTALIGQSNLGSLIVQRGIRASFPTAILVGAFGSVVLAVLADLGFVALQRLLTPWTRTRSA, encoded by the coding sequence GTGAGCTCGGACGAGCCCTTCATCCGATGGGACTGGGTCGTCGCCAACCTGGACGACATCGGCGAGCGGACCTGGGAGCACATCGTCATGACCGTCATTGCGGTGGGAGTCGGCTTTGTCCTCTCCTTCGCGCTCTCGCTGCTCGTCGTTCGCTGGCGTCGCCTGTATCCGCCGATTATCGGCGCGTCGGGGCTGCTGTACTCCATCCCCAGCCTGGGCCTCTTCGCCCTCCTCATCCCGTTCACCGGGGTGTCGCTGCTGACGGCCGAGATCGCGCTCGTCAGCTACACGCTCCTGATCCTGGTTCGCAACATCGTGGCGGGCTTCGACGCCGTGCCGCGGGACGTGCTCGAGGCAGCGCAGGGCATGGGCTACGGTCCGTGGCAGCTGCTGTGGCGTGTCCAGCTGCCGCTCGCGCTGCCGACGATCGTGGCCGGGCTGCGCATCGCCACGGTCACGACCGTTGGCCTGGTGGCGGTGACCGCCCTGATCGGGCAGAGCAACCTCGGCTCCCTGATCGTGCAGCGCGGGATCCGCGCCAGCTTCCCCACCGCGATCCTGGTGGGCGCCTTTGGATCGGTCGTGTTGGCCGTGCTGGCCGACCTGGGCTTCGTCGCGCTGCAGCGGCTGCTGACCCCCTGGACGCGGACGCGGAGCGCCTGA
- a CDS encoding ABC transporter permease, which translates to MDFVGQVVAWFAAPEQWNGQNSIPVHLLGHLALSVFALLAAVVIALPIGIAIGHTGSGAFFAIALANIGRAIPSIAILGVVFPISLRLNLGFGFVPTLIALIALAIPPIVTNAYAALREVDRDLVEAGRGMGMGELELLTRIELPVGAGLLLTGIRTAAVQVVATASLGAVISADCLGYFVLKGIATQDMPQIFAGALMIAALSLLTELLFGVLQRSVIPPGLGTLQTASTGAEAGG; encoded by the coding sequence ATGGATTTCGTGGGGCAGGTCGTCGCCTGGTTCGCCGCTCCCGAGCAATGGAACGGGCAGAACTCGATCCCGGTCCACCTCCTCGGCCACCTGGCGCTGTCTGTCTTTGCGCTGCTGGCTGCCGTCGTCATCGCTTTGCCGATCGGTATCGCAATCGGGCACACGGGAAGCGGGGCTTTTTTCGCGATCGCGCTGGCCAATATCGGCCGGGCCATCCCATCGATTGCGATCCTGGGCGTCGTCTTCCCGATCAGCCTGCGGCTCAATCTCGGATTCGGCTTCGTGCCGACCCTGATCGCCCTGATCGCGCTGGCCATTCCGCCGATCGTCACCAACGCGTACGCGGCGCTGCGCGAGGTCGATCGCGACCTGGTCGAAGCGGGCCGCGGGATGGGGATGGGCGAGCTGGAGCTGCTCACCCGGATTGAGCTGCCGGTGGGGGCCGGGTTGCTGCTGACAGGCATCCGCACGGCTGCGGTGCAAGTGGTCGCCACCGCGTCGCTAGGCGCCGTCATCTCGGCCGACTGTCTCGGGTACTTCGTCCTCAAGGGGATCGCCACGCAGGATATGCCGCAGATCTTCGCCGGGGCGCTGATGATCGCCGCGCTGTCGCTCCTGACCGAGCTGCTCTTTGGGGTACTGCAGCGCAGCGTCATCCCGCCCGGTCTGGGCACACTGCAGACAGCGTCGACCGGCGCCGAAGCCGGCGGCTGA